A section of the Sphaerodactylus townsendi isolate TG3544 linkage group LG11, MPM_Stown_v2.3, whole genome shotgun sequence genome encodes:
- the FKBP14 gene encoding peptidyl-prolyl cis-trans isomerase FKBP14, producing the protein MEAAFWTLLSFLFVAFGTGALIPEPEVKIEILHKPFICRRKTKTGDMLLVHYEGFFEKDGSLFHSTHKHNNHQPTWFTLGINEAIKGWDRGLVDMCVGEKRKLTVPPSLGYGKEGKGKIPPESTLIFNIDLVEIRNGPRSHESFQEMDLNDDWKLSREEVKLYLKKEFERHGAVVNDSHHDTLVEDIFSKEDEDTDGFISAREFVFEHDEL; encoded by the exons ATGGAAGCTGCCTTTTGgactctcctttctttcttatttGTGGCTTTCGGGACTGGAGCTCTCATTCCGGAACCAGAAGTGAAGATCGAGATTCTCCACAAGCCATTCATTTGCAGGAGGAAGACCAAGACTGGGGACATGCTGCTTGTGCACTATGAagggttttttgaaaaagatGGTTCCCTGTTCCATTCTAC CCACAAGCATAACAACCACCAGCCCACCTGGTTTACTCTTGGTATCAATGAAGCTATCAAAGGCTGGGATAGAGGTTTGGTAGACATGTGTGTTGGTGAGAAACGCAAGCTCACTGTTCCTCCATCCCTGGGTtatggaaaagaaggaaaag GGAAAATTCCACCTGAGAGCACGCTGATCTTCAATATTGACCTTGTCGAAATTCGAAATGGACCAAGGTCTCATGAGTCCTTTCAAGAAATGGATCTTAATGATGACTGGAAGCTATCCAGAGAGGAG GTAAAACTATACTTAAAGAAGGAATTTGAGAGacacggtgcagtggttaacgACAGTCACCATGATACTTTGGTTGAAGACATATTTTCTAAAGAAGATGAGGACACAGATGGATTCATATCTGCAAGGGAGTTTGTGTTTGAGCATGATGAGCTATGA